One part of the Marispirochaeta sp. genome encodes these proteins:
- a CDS encoding response regulator, producing MYSVFLVEDEIVTREGIRNSIPWERTPYTLAGEAPDGEMALTVLQEVKPDILITDIKMPFMDGLTLSRIIKKDQPWIKIIILSGHDEFQYAKDAISIGIDEYLLKPVSSADMLTTLEKVTRQIEEEKERLTNIETLKMKISSSQEVIREKWICDLATGQLSSGDAIEAGRSLGIDLIANGYVVLIVDISSNSEKFADYAVVKSIISSLVMSREDVLLFSPSVEKQGLIFKNAGRDSADDRVYSLAQAIRFETERNSSCRVSIGIGAMVSHVGEIVSSYADADRAVRYMSLTGKNKIIGVSDIQWKRQENSRYLEEGPIAERLRFAAREEIDDIIDLYLDISGRKSLDAADPSFVLLVYNDLIEIITALVEEIGGDIQQTLPISLRQNIEHSLAASSVPFRGQLRTLIEMWILYRDDHMNSRHHSIIKKAKSYIAENYMSQDMSLNTVASFVNVSPNHFSTIFSQEAGETFIEYLTNTRIENAKKLLCTSAMKCADIAYEVGYGDPHYFSFIFKKNTGISPRDYRVTSVSKEPCSCP from the coding sequence ATGTATAGTGTATTTCTAGTTGAGGATGAAATTGTAACCCGTGAGGGTATTCGTAACAGTATCCCCTGGGAGCGCACTCCCTACACTCTGGCAGGCGAGGCCCCTGACGGAGAGATGGCCCTGACCGTTCTTCAGGAGGTAAAACCGGATATACTCATTACCGATATCAAAATGCCGTTCATGGATGGGCTGACTTTGTCACGAATTATAAAGAAGGATCAACCCTGGATAAAGATTATAATTCTATCGGGTCATGATGAATTTCAGTATGCCAAGGATGCAATTTCCATAGGGATTGACGAGTATCTGCTTAAGCCGGTTTCTTCGGCGGATATGCTTACAACCCTTGAAAAGGTAACCCGTCAAATCGAAGAAGAAAAAGAACGGTTAACCAATATAGAGACCCTCAAGATGAAGATCAGCTCTTCCCAGGAAGTTATTCGTGAGAAATGGATCTGCGATTTAGCCACCGGTCAGCTGAGCTCCGGTGATGCAATTGAGGCGGGTCGTTCCCTGGGAATTGATCTGATAGCCAACGGTTATGTTGTTCTGATTGTGGATATCTCTTCAAACTCGGAGAAATTTGCTGATTACGCGGTGGTAAAATCCATAATATCTTCTCTTGTAATGAGCAGGGAGGATGTACTCCTCTTTTCTCCAAGCGTCGAGAAACAGGGCCTGATCTTCAAGAATGCCGGCAGAGATTCTGCTGATGACAGAGTATATTCTCTTGCACAGGCTATTCGTTTTGAGACGGAGCGCAACAGCAGCTGCCGGGTTTCCATTGGTATAGGTGCGATGGTCAGTCATGTGGGGGAAATCGTCAGTTCTTATGCGGATGCCGACAGAGCTGTCCGCTATATGTCTCTAACGGGAAAAAACAAAATTATAGGGGTCAGTGATATACAGTGGAAACGACAGGAGAATTCAAGATACCTGGAAGAAGGTCCAATTGCTGAACGGCTTCGTTTTGCTGCTCGGGAAGAAATTGACGATATTATTGATCTTTATCTGGATATCTCCGGCAGGAAATCCCTGGACGCTGCGGATCCCAGTTTTGTTCTGCTTGTGTATAACGATTTAATCGAAATTATTACAGCTCTGGTGGAGGAAATCGGAGGGGATATACAGCAGACGCTTCCCATTTCCTTGCGGCAAAATATCGAGCATTCCCTGGCTGCTTCCTCTGTACCATTCCGCGGTCAGCTCAGGACCCTGATTGAAATGTGGATTTTATACCGCGATGACCATATGAACAGTCGCCATCATTCTATTATCAAGAAGGCGAAAAGCTACATTGCAGAAAACTATATGAGCCAGGATATGTCTCTAAACACCGTGGCATCATTTGTAAATGTAAGCCCGAATCACTTCAGTACGATTTTCTCACAGGAGGCGGGTGAGACATTCATCGAGTATTTAACCAATACCCGGATAGAAAACGCCAAGAAACTATTATGTACCAGCGCTATGAAGTGTGCGGATATTGCCTATGAAGTCGGTTATGGAGATCCTCACTATTTTAGTTTTATT
- a CDS encoding sensor histidine kinase, translated as MAAAKMKPVSKLVMSRIKTTSLQNRIQTSYIIIISLMLVAPVISLASSWFHTVQYDQMIANVSKTNRLNQIVKTDISNELWDIVAGNKDFIEGKQYGIIRDINMRLDNIKFSTEQQDNRQLLEVAGRAMDTLSRYVDQLGLQMEQQYPVTTNEKTLDEIRGVAELVSDILQNFIVLEIESVARTNEQIKNTAAALSLVQIMVVSAVMMFAVLAQRSLAISINKPISELEKLSSQIAAGNLAARAELPNVKELDNLTENLNSMAVKIKELIDTNIREQKNLQKSEMKALQAQITPHFLYNTLDSIIWLAEGRQFEQVISVTRNFSSFFRRSLNRGKEWVSVRDEFEHVLNYLTIQKIRYRDILDYSIDYDDDMADKTMLKLLLQPLVENALYHGIKNKRGRGKLLVKGWVEKPYLCFQVEDDGIGLKPERLEDINNQIDGSLDSSKLSDVYGLYNVNKRLALYYNGGTKLQIESRYREGTTVTFKLPEIREYV; from the coding sequence ATGGCTGCGGCGAAAATGAAACCGGTTTCCAAGTTGGTAATGAGCCGGATAAAGACAACAAGTCTTCAGAACCGGATACAGACATCATATATTATCATTATAAGCCTTATGCTGGTAGCTCCGGTTATCAGCCTTGCATCATCCTGGTTCCACACGGTCCAGTACGATCAGATGATTGCAAACGTCAGTAAAACAAATCGACTTAACCAGATTGTAAAGACGGATATTTCAAACGAGTTGTGGGATATCGTTGCCGGTAATAAGGACTTTATAGAGGGCAAACAGTACGGGATTATCCGTGACATAAACATGAGACTGGACAACATTAAATTCAGCACGGAACAGCAGGATAACCGTCAGTTGCTTGAGGTTGCGGGCCGGGCAATGGATACTCTGTCCCGCTATGTTGATCAATTGGGACTCCAGATGGAGCAGCAGTATCCCGTAACGACAAATGAAAAAACCCTTGATGAAATCCGTGGAGTAGCGGAACTTGTGTCCGATATTCTCCAGAATTTCATAGTGCTGGAAATTGAGTCGGTTGCACGAACAAATGAACAGATAAAGAATACCGCTGCGGCCCTGTCGCTTGTCCAGATTATGGTGGTTTCTGCAGTCATGATGTTCGCGGTTTTGGCACAAAGATCCCTGGCCATAAGCATAAATAAACCCATCAGTGAACTGGAAAAGCTGTCCAGCCAGATAGCAGCTGGTAATCTTGCTGCCAGGGCTGAACTTCCTAATGTAAAGGAACTTGATAATCTTACAGAAAACCTGAATTCCATGGCTGTAAAGATTAAGGAACTTATTGATACCAATATTCGCGAACAGAAGAATCTGCAGAAATCCGAGATGAAAGCTCTGCAGGCCCAGATTACACCCCATTTTCTTTATAATACTCTCGATTCAATAATCTGGCTGGCTGAGGGGCGGCAGTTTGAACAGGTGATATCAGTTACACGTAATTTCTCAAGTTTTTTCCGCCGTTCTCTAAACCGCGGAAAAGAGTGGGTATCCGTTCGGGATGAGTTTGAACACGTTCTCAATTATTTGACAATTCAGAAGATCCGATATCGCGATATTCTGGATTACAGTATAGATTACGATGACGATATGGCCGACAAAACCATGCTGAAGCTTCTTCTTCAGCCCCTGGTAGAGAATGCGCTGTATCACGGGATAAAAAATAAACGGGGTCGAGGGAAACTTTTAGTAAAGGGGTGGGTGGAAAAACCATACCTCTGCTTTCAGGTTGAAGACGACGGGATAGGGTTGAAACCGGAAAGACTTGAGGATATCAACAATCAGATTGACGGCAGTCTGGACAGTTCAAAGCTGAGCGATGTCTACGGTCTGTATAATGTAAACAAACGCCTTGCGCTGTATTACAATGGCGGAACCAAGCTGCAAATAGAGAGCCGATACCGCGAAGGTACAACCGTTACTTTTAAACTTCCGGAGATACGAGAATATGTATAG
- a CDS encoding ABC transporter substrate-binding protein has protein sequence MAGKKKEILSWALLFFAVFTLFASCNKTEDNNKEDEQKNGIILGFSQIGAESAWRKCNTRSIKAAAAESGVQLLFSNAEQKQNNQIKAIRSFIAYQVDVIAFVPIVADGWDNVLREARDAGIPVLITDRKITTNDETLYAGFIGTDSEQEGREAGKFLVQKFKNSDASRTDPVRIIEISGTEGSSPAKGRAAGFREIIDECPEYKIIYSESGDFLRSKGNEIMRWILASEYKDFDVVFSHNDGMTLGILDVMNERGLNPGKDIVIITIDAEQAAIDALGRGAVNCVIECNPKFGPTIMTLAKKLAKGEEIPRLMHVHEEVFTEDNNVESIPPRGY, from the coding sequence ATGGCTGGGAAGAAGAAAGAAATATTAAGTTGGGCTCTCCTCTTTTTTGCAGTATTTACCCTGTTTGCAAGCTGTAATAAGACTGAGGATAACAATAAGGAAGATGAACAGAAGAACGGTATTATTCTCGGATTCTCCCAGATAGGAGCCGAAAGTGCCTGGAGAAAATGCAATACCAGGTCAATTAAAGCTGCAGCTGCAGAGAGTGGAGTGCAGCTTTTGTTTTCTAACGCTGAGCAAAAGCAGAATAATCAGATTAAGGCAATACGTTCCTTTATAGCATATCAGGTGGATGTTATTGCGTTTGTTCCTATTGTTGCCGATGGCTGGGACAATGTTTTACGGGAGGCCAGGGATGCCGGCATTCCGGTCTTGATTACTGACAGAAAAATAACTACAAACGACGAAACTCTTTACGCAGGTTTTATCGGTACAGATAGTGAACAAGAGGGAAGGGAAGCTGGAAAATTCCTTGTACAGAAGTTCAAGAACTCTGATGCTTCGCGTACGGATCCTGTACGAATAATAGAAATATCCGGAACAGAGGGGTCGTCACCTGCAAAAGGCCGGGCTGCAGGTTTTCGTGAGATTATCGATGAATGTCCGGAATATAAAATTATATACAGCGAATCCGGCGATTTTCTCCGTTCCAAAGGTAACGAGATTATGCGCTGGATTCTCGCTAGCGAATATAAAGATTTTGACGTGGTTTTTTCTCATAACGATGGCATGACTCTTGGAATACTCGATGTCATGAACGAACGGGGGCTTAATCCCGGGAAGGACATCGTGATCATTACTATAGATGCCGAGCAGGCGGCCATTGATGCTTTGGGACGGGGTGCGGTTAATTGTGTGATTGAGTGCAATCCAAAGTTTGGTCCAACAATTATGACTCTTGCAAAGAAGCTTGCGAAGGGAGAGGAAATTCCTCGCTTAATGCATGTCCACGAGGAAGTGTTTACCGAAGATAACAATGTGGAATCAATTCCTCCGCGGGGATACTAA